A stretch of Phoenix dactylifera cultivar Barhee BC4 chromosome 16, palm_55x_up_171113_PBpolish2nd_filt_p, whole genome shotgun sequence DNA encodes these proteins:
- the LOC103702718 gene encoding protein AE7-like 1: MTLGLINANPVVHAKKERVARAEDSHADDAVDRLDVFDSVRDIRDPEHPYSLEQLSVLSEESITVDEKLGRIQITFTPTVQYCSMATVIGLCLRVKLMQCFPPHFKVDINVTPGSHADEESVNKQLNDKERVAAALENPNLRQLVDECLYSSELYSL; this comes from the exons ATGACGCTAGGGTTGATCAACGCGAACCCGGTGGTCCACGCGAAGAAGGAGAGGGTCGCTCGAGCCGAGGATTCCCACGCCGACGACGCCGTCGATCGCCTCGACGTCTTTG ATTCCGTGAGGGATATCAGGGATCCTGAGCACCCTTACTCCTTGGAGCAGCTCAGTGTTCTCTCAGAGGAGTCCATCACCGTCGACGAGAAGCTCGGCCGCATTCA GATAACCTTCACACCAACGGTTCAATACTGTAGTATGGCCACAGTAATAGGATTGTGCTTGAGGGTTAAGCTGATGCAGTGCTTTCCCCCGCATTTCAAG GTTGACATAAATGTAACTCCAGGTTCTCATGCAGATGAAGAATCAG TTAACAAACAGTTGAATGACAAGGAAAGAGTTGCTGCAGCACTTGAGAATCCCAACCTTCGCCAGCTTGTGGATGAGTGTCTCTACTCCAGTGAACTCTACTCGCTTTAA